The Pseudopipra pipra isolate bDixPip1 chromosome 6, bDixPip1.hap1, whole genome shotgun sequence genome includes a region encoding these proteins:
- the CKB gene encoding creatine kinase B-type isoform X2 gives MAQLNNQRLPPDEEYPDLSTHNNHMAKVLTLDLYTKLRDRVTPSGFTLDDVIQTGVDNPGHPFIMTVGCVAGDEESYDVFKELFDPVIEDRHGGYKPSDQHKTDLNADNLQGGDDLDPNYVLSSRVRTGRSIRGFCLPPHCSRGERRAIEKLSVEALGSLDGDLKGKYYALRNMTDAEQQQLIDDHFLFDKPVSPLLLASGMARDWPDARGIWHNDNKTFLVWINEEDHLRVISMQKGGNMKEVFQRFCTGLTKIETLFKAKNYEFMWNPHLGYILTCPSNLGTGLRAGVHIKLPHLGKNDKFGEVLKRLRLQKRGTGGVDTAAVGGVFDVSNADRLGFSEVELVQMVVDGVKLLIEMEKRLEKGQSIDDLMPAQK, from the exons ATGGCCCAACTAAATAATCAGAGACTGCCTCCTGATGAGGAGTACCCGGACCTGAGCACCCACAACAACCACATGGCCAAAGTTCTAACCCTGGATTTATACACGAAACTGAGAGACAGAGTCACGCCCAGTGGCTTCACCCTGGATGATGTCATTCAGACTGGGGTTGATAATCCTG GCCATCCCTTCATAATGACAGTAGGATGTGTGGCTGGTGATGAAGAATCCTATGACGTGTTTAAGGAGCTCTTTGATCCAGTTATTGAAGACAGGCATGGTGGCTACAAACCAAGCGATCAGCACAAGACCGACCTGAATGCCGATAACCTGCAG GGAGGTGATGACCTGGATCCCAATTATGTGCTAAGTTCCCGTGTCAGAACTGGGAGAAGCATCCGTGGATTCTGTCTTCCCCCGCACTGTAGTCGAGGAGAGAGGCGGGCTATTGAGAAGCTCTCTGTTGAAG CTCTGGGTAGTCTGGACGGTGATCTCAAGGGAAAGTACTATGCTCTGAGGAACATGACtgatgcagagcagcagcagctgattgATGACCACTTCTTGTTTGACAAGCCAGTTTCTCCTCTTCTGTTGGCATCTGGGATGGCACGAGACTGGCCTGATGCCAGGGGCATCTG GCACAATGATAACAAGACCTTCCTTGTTTGGATCAATGAGGAGGATCACCTTAGAGTTATTTCCATGCAAAAAGGTGGCAACATGAAGGAAGTATTTCAGCGCTTCTGTACTGGGCTAACAAAG ATAGAAACTCTCTTCAAGGCCAAAAACTACGAGTTCATGTGGAATCCACACTTGGGCTACATCCTGACCTGCCCATCCAACCTTGGAACAGGGCTCCGTGCTGGTGTGCACATCAAGCTGCCACACCTTGGGAAAAATGACAAGTTTGGAGAAGTCCTCAAGAGGCTTCGGCTGCAGAAACGAGGCACAG GTGGTGTGGACACAGCTGCTGTTGGAGGAGTGTTTGATGTCTCCAATGCTGATCGTCTTGGCTTCTCTGAGGTGGAGCTGGTGCAGATGGTGGTGGATGGTGTGAAGCTGCTCATTGAAATGGAAAAACGCCTTGAAAAAGGCCAGTCCATTGATGACCTCATGCCAGCTCAGAAATAA
- the CKB gene encoding creatine kinase B-type isoform X1: MGRRLALYIKGTQRQDRGSTPARALRGAEQRGHPCYSCGALVTTVGSAMPFSNSHNLLKMKYKPEDEYPDLKAHNNHMAKVLTPDLYKKLRDKQTPSGFTLDDCIQTGVDNPGHPFIMTVGCVAGDEESYDVFKELFDPVIEDRHGGYKPSDQHKTDLNADNLQGGDDLDPNYVLSSRVRTGRSIRGFCLPPHCSRGERRAIEKLSVEALGSLDGDLKGKYYALRNMTDAEQQQLIDDHFLFDKPVSPLLLASGMARDWPDARGIWHNDNKTFLVWINEEDHLRVISMQKGGNMKEVFQRFCTGLTKIETLFKAKNYEFMWNPHLGYILTCPSNLGTGLRAGVHIKLPHLGKNDKFGEVLKRLRLQKRGTGGVDTAAVGGVFDVSNADRLGFSEVELVQMVVDGVKLLIEMEKRLEKGQSIDDLMPAQK, encoded by the exons ATGGGGCGGCGGTTAGCGCTCTATATAAAAGGGACGCAACGGCAGGATCGGGGCTCCACTCCGGCTCGGGCGTTACGGGGCGCGGAGCAGCGCGGACATCCTTGCTATAGCTGCGGAGCCCTCG TGACTACGGTAGGGTCAGCCATGCCCTTCTCAAACAGCCACAACCTCCTGAAGATGAAGTACAAACCTGAGGATGAGTACCCTGACCTGAAAGCTCACAACAATCACATGGCCAAGGTGCTGACCCCGGACCTGTACAAGAAATTGAGAGATAAACAGACCCCCAGTGGATTTACCCTGGATGATTGCATCCAGACTGGGGTTGACAACCCAG GCCATCCCTTCATAATGACAGTAGGATGTGTGGCTGGTGATGAAGAATCCTATGACGTGTTTAAGGAGCTCTTTGATCCAGTTATTGAAGACAGGCATGGTGGCTACAAACCAAGCGATCAGCACAAGACCGACCTGAATGCCGATAACCTGCAG GGAGGTGATGACCTGGATCCCAATTATGTGCTAAGTTCCCGTGTCAGAACTGGGAGAAGCATCCGTGGATTCTGTCTTCCCCCGCACTGTAGTCGAGGAGAGAGGCGGGCTATTGAGAAGCTCTCTGTTGAAG CTCTGGGTAGTCTGGACGGTGATCTCAAGGGAAAGTACTATGCTCTGAGGAACATGACtgatgcagagcagcagcagctgattgATGACCACTTCTTGTTTGACAAGCCAGTTTCTCCTCTTCTGTTGGCATCTGGGATGGCACGAGACTGGCCTGATGCCAGGGGCATCTG GCACAATGATAACAAGACCTTCCTTGTTTGGATCAATGAGGAGGATCACCTTAGAGTTATTTCCATGCAAAAAGGTGGCAACATGAAGGAAGTATTTCAGCGCTTCTGTACTGGGCTAACAAAG ATAGAAACTCTCTTCAAGGCCAAAAACTACGAGTTCATGTGGAATCCACACTTGGGCTACATCCTGACCTGCCCATCCAACCTTGGAACAGGGCTCCGTGCTGGTGTGCACATCAAGCTGCCACACCTTGGGAAAAATGACAAGTTTGGAGAAGTCCTCAAGAGGCTTCGGCTGCAGAAACGAGGCACAG GTGGTGTGGACACAGCTGCTGTTGGAGGAGTGTTTGATGTCTCCAATGCTGATCGTCTTGGCTTCTCTGAGGTGGAGCTGGTGCAGATGGTGGTGGATGGTGTGAAGCTGCTCATTGAAATGGAAAAACGCCTTGAAAAAGGCCAGTCCATTGATGACCTCATGCCAGCTCAGAAATAA